Within the Enterobacter bugandensis genome, the region TACGACGAACGTACAGCGCGCCAATCCCTTTCGGGCCATAGATTTTGTGGCCGGAGAAGGACATCAGGTCCACTTTCAGCTGGCTCAGGTCGATAGGCAGTTTGCCCACGCTCTGGGTCGCATCAACGTGATAGATGATACCGCGCGCGCGGCACATTTCGCCGATGGTGGCGATGTCCTGAACGACGCCGATTTCGTTATTAACGTGCATGATGGAGACCAGGATGGTGTCGTCACGCATCGCCGCTTCGAGCTCTTTCAGGTCAATAATACCGTTGCTCTGCGGCGCCAGATAGGTCACTTCGAACCCTTCACGCTCCAGCTGGCGGCAGGTGTCCAGCACGGCTTTGTGTTCGGTTTTGCTGGTGATGATGTGCTTGCCTTTTTTCTGATAAAAGTTGGCTGCACCTTTGATCGCCAGGTTGTCGGATTCGGTCGCACCGGAGGTGAAAACAATCTCACGCGGGTCGGCACCCACCAGGTCAGCAATCTGATTACGGGCGATATCCACCGCCTCTTCAGCATGCCAGCCAAAACGGTGTGAACGGGAAGCTGGGTTACCAAAGTTTCCGTCCAGGGTCAGACACTGCATCATTTTCTCGGCAACACGCGGGTCCACCGGCGTGGTTGCGGAGTAGTCGAGATAAATCGGTAATTTCATTGCTCTATAAACTCCGTACATCGCTTCAATGCAAGGAATCAGGCAACCGGCTGGATGTACGACCGAGTACGCGGGGTGTGACCACCCCGGCCTGATTCTGAAATACTTATCGTTTTATTACGCGCGTAATTTGACGTCGATAGCGTCCTGCGCGCGGGTGCTGCGTTGTGAATCATGGCTGTGCTGACGGCCTGATACGTCCAGAACTTCCTGGTTATTGACCAGTTCACCGAGGGTGATGTTGTTCAGGAAGCCGGTCAGACGGTCGCTTAGATCGCGCCACAGCGCGTGGGTCAGGCACTTATCGCCGCCCTGGCAGCCGCCTTTACCCTGGCAACGGGTTGCGTCAACGGATTCATCCACCGCGCTAATCACTTCACCAACCGCAATACTGCCCGCGTCTTTACCCAGCAGATAACCGCCGCCCGGGCCACGAACGCTGGACACCAGTCCATTTTTACGCAGTCTGGAGAACAGCTGTTCCAGGTAAGAGAGGGAGATCCCTTGTCGTTCAGAAATATCAGCCAACGGAACCGGGCCCGCTTCGGAGTTGAGCGCAACGTCCAGCATCGCGGTCACGGCATAACGCCCTTTAGATGTCAGTCTCATGTCTTACTTAACCTCAAACTCGCCCCTGCCCGGGGTTTTTTATTGTAAAATGGGGGTATTGCATAGCAGGGCCAAGTCTGACATTCCTGACTAAAATGGTCAACTATTTACTTGACTGTTTTAGTCAGGTATTTAACCTTCTGTGCCTTCATAATATAGGTGCGGCCTGATGCCCTCACCCTAACCCTCTCCCACGGGGAGAGGGGGAAATCGGCACTACTCTTTATTCTTCTGCTCGATCGACGCCAGAATTCCGCGCAGGATGTTCAGCTCCTGGCTTTCCGGACGCGCGCGGGTAAACATGCGGCGCAGTTTGTTCATTACCTGGCCAGGGTGGCCTTCACGGATGAAGCCGGTAGCGAGCAGCGTCTGCTCCAGGTGACCGTAGAAACGCTCAAGGTCGTCCACCAGCGGGTAGGCCGTCTCTTCTTTCGGTTCTGCCTGCTTCTCCTGCGTCGCCAGCCACGCCATACGCACCTCGTAGGCGATTACCTGCACCGCCATCGCCAGATTCAGCGAGCTGTATTCCGGGTTGGCGGCAATCGCCACGTGGTAGTGGCACTTCTGCAGTTCGTCGTTGGTCAGGCCAACGCGCTCGCGGCCAAACACCAGCGCAACCGGTGCCTGCTCTGCTTCCGAGACGCTTTTCAGGCCGCATTCGCGCGGATCCAGCATCGGCCACGGCAGCGTGCGGGAGCGCGCACTGGTGCCCACCACCAGGCTGCAACCGGCCAGCGCTTCATCCAGCGTGTCCACGATCTGCGCGTTGCCGATCACGTCGCTGGCCCCGGCCGCCAGAGCGATGGCCTGGGAGTCTGGTTTCACCAGCGGATTAACCAGCCACAGGTTCGTTAAGCCCATGGTTTTCATAGCGCGGGCCACAGAGCCCATGTTGCCGGTATGCGATGTTTCGACCAGCACGATTCGAATGTTTTGCAGCATAATTTTTAGATGTCTGGGTTCAGTGTCTGAAGAATATTCGGGCATATTATCATAAACGGGAGACATAATCCGATCCCGCTGCTATACTCTGCGCCGATTTTCCTGTTCTTTAACATCCAGTGAGAGAGACCGATGCATCCGATGCTGACCATCGCCGTGCGCGCAGCGCGCAAGGCGGGTAATGTAATTGCCAAACACTACGAAACGCCAGACTCCGTAGAAACCAGCCAGAAAGGCAGCAATGATTTCGTGACTAACGTCGATAAAGCCGCAGAAGCGATTATTATCGAAACGATCCGCAAATCTTACCCGCAGCACACCATCATCACCGAAGAAAGCGGTGAACATGAAGGTACCGATCAGGATGTTCAATGGGTTATCGATCCACTGGATGGCACCACCAACTTCGTTAAACGCCTGCCACACTTCTCTGTGTCAATCGCAGTACGCATTAAAGGCCGTACTGAAGTCGCCGTTGTTTACGATCCAATGCGTAACGAACTGTTCACCGCGACCCGCGGCCAGGGCGCACAGCTGAACGGCTACCGTCTGCGCTGCAGCAACGCACGCGACCTGGACGGCACCATCCTGGCGACCGGCTTCCCGTTCAAGGCGAAGCAGCACGCAACCACCTATATGAATATCCTGGGCAAGCTGTTCACCGAATGCGCGGACTTCCGTCGCACCGGCTCTGCTGCGCTGGATCTGGCCTACGTGGCAACCGGCCGCGTTGACGGTTACTTCGAACTGTCACTGAAGCCGTGGGACTTCGCTGCGGGCGAGCTGATCGCACGTGAAGCAGGCGCGATTGTTTGCGATTTCACCGGCGGCCACAACTACATGACCACCGGCAACATCGTTGCGGGTAACCCACGCGTTGTTAAAGCCATGCTGGCCAACATGCGTGACGAGCTGAGCGATGCGCTGAAGCGTTAATCTCCTCATCTCAGCCCTCTCCCCAAAGGGGAGAGGGTGCTAAACGGCGCCGCGCTCATCCACATCGTTACCGCCGCCACCAGCAGAATCACTCCCCCCGCCAGCGCGAGCGTTGTCCATCCTACCTGTCGCCACAGTACCGGCGTTTTATTGCCACTGAGTTTTACCGCAAGCTGACGGAAGCTGTGAACCAGCAACGCCAAAGACGAAATGGTGAGAGAGGTTCCTGCCGCCATTGCCAGCGCCGAGAGCATGCCCCAGCCGAACACGCCAATCACTTTACTGAACAGCAGCACCATGATTGCCCCCGAGCACGGGCGCATCCCCATAGAGAGAACTATCATCAGCCGCGCGCGCCAGTCGTCACCGCTCTGTAATTGTTCCTGCGTCGGCAGATGCTGATGCCCGCAGCCGCAGTGCTCATCATGAACGTGGTGCGGCGTAAAGGTTTTGAATTTGGGCTTTTGCAGCAGCGCGCGCAGCTTTTTCAGCGCCCGCCAGCAGAGGATCAGCCCCAGCACGCCGACCAGCGCATAGCTGCCCTTCTCCAGCCAGAAGCTGCTCAGGTGCAGCTGGCGCGCGGGAAGCTGTAATAGCGAAAGCACAACCACCACCAGCGCAATCGCCACGCCCCCCTGAAGCAGCGAAGAGGCCAGCGTCAGGCCAATGCTTGATTTCAGCTTCGACGGATGGGTGGCAAGCCAGGTGGTGATGACGATTTTGCCGTGCCCCGGCCCCAGCGCGTGCAGCACGCCATAGATAAAGCTGAACGCCAGCAGGGAACCGCCCGCTTTGGTCGGGTTCTCCGCCACCGCTTTCAGCAGCCCGCTCATCTGCTGGTTGACCTCACGCTGCCAGATGATGCTTTTCATCATCACCTGCGGCCAGGCTTGCCACAGCCAGAGCGAACCGCAAACGGCGAGCAGTAGAAAAAGCGCCAGCGGCCAGAGGTGCAGCCAGCGGCGCGGCTTTCGTACCGGAGAGGAGATCACTGACATTGTAACGTTACCTTCTGCGCAAACTGTTTACCCAGTTCCATGTCCTCCGGTGGGGCATCCTCTTTATCAAGAGAGACAGCAAAATTCAGCGTCTCTTCGCTGGGCTTCGGGGTGTGAACCGTAATGTTGCAGGTTTTTTGCAACGACGCAGGAAGCTGCACGTCGCTGTCCTCGGCGTAGCTCATATCGACGTAGTACGTTGGGTCAAAGGTGGAAAACGTATAGGTTTGTCCTGCCAGCGGCTGCGGATGCGCCAGTGGGAGCACGAACGTCAGCACTGCCTGATGTCCGTCGCGGGACATGCCGTATTCTGTCGGGCGATTGAGGAACTTCACCTTTTGTCCGTTATGCCAAAACTCGGTGAAGTAGTGCTGCCCGAGCACGTTAGCCATCACTTCTGCCGCCAGCTTTTTCCAGATTTCGTCGCCGGGCTTCGCGTTACCCGCATCATAAAGCAGATCCGCCGAGGTGATTTCATCCATCGTCCAGCGCATTTTCAGGCCGCTCAGCTGCGTGCCGTCGGTGACCAGCTCGGTTTTCAGGCTGATAAAACTGTGAGGATGTGCGCTGGCGGTAAAGGTGATAACCGCCAAAAATAACGCCATCGCATTTTGTTTAACTGTCTGCATCAATTCCTCACGTCAAAAATTCTGTGATGTTCCCCAGCAATCCTGAGTGAAAGGCCTGCCGGCGCGCTTTTCAGCGCCCATCCTTTAGCTATTCTTATCAAACATTCACACTGGATACCCGACAGATGATGACGACGCTTGAAATTCCATCTGTGCTTTCCAGTTCGCAGCGCCGCTGCCAGGTGCTTTTGATGCTTTACCTGCCCGATGCTGCCGTCACCGCACAGAGCATAATCGCTGCCAACGGCGTGGACGAGGTCATGGCACGGCAAGATATAGCCGAGACGCGCGATGAAATCCAGCGCTATCACCGGCTGGATATCGTCACGCACCATGACGGCAGCTACCGAATTGAAGGCACTGCCCTGAATCAGCGTTTATGTCTGCTGCACTGGCTGCGCAGGGCGCTCCGCCTTTGTCCGCAGTTTGTCTCGCACCAGTTTACCCCAGCCTTAAAAACCGCGCTTAAACAGCACGGCATCGCGCGGCCGCTTTACGACGATGCTAACCTGCGGGCGCTGATCGGCTTCTGCTCACGCAAGCTGCAGCGTCAGTTTGAATGCCGGGACGTCCAGTTCTTACAGCTCTACTTGCAATACTGCCTCATCCAGCACCACTTAGGGAATACGCCGCAGTTTTCCCACGCGCAGCGCAGCTGGACCCAGTCGCGGGGAGAGTATTTTACGGCGCAGGAAATTGTTCGTCACTGGAAGCGGCGCGTGCCGCAGGGCGCGCACGTGGATGAGCAGCTGTTTCTGGCGCTGCTGTTTATGATGCTCCGCACGCCCGATCCAGTGCTCGATAAACACCAGCAGGATCAGCGCCTGCGCCGCGCCATTGTGCGCATGGTGGCCCGTTTCCGCTCGCAGACCGGGATGAACTTCAGCGATGAGCAGGGGCTGACCGATCAGCTGTATATCCATCTGGCTCAGGCGCTGGACCGCTCGCTGTTTGAGATCGGTATCGACAATAGCCTGCCCGAGGAAATTCACCGTCTCTATCCCCGGCTGTTACGCACCACGAAAGAGGCACTCTTTGAGCTGGAAGCCGAATTTGGGCTGCGGTTCTCCGATGAAGAGATGGCACTGGTAGCGGTTATTTTCGGCGCCTGGCTGATGCAGGAGACCGATCTGCATGAAAAACAGGTAGTGCTGCTGACCGGGGAGGACAAATCCTGTGAGGAGGTGATTGAACAGCAGCTGCGCGAATTAACCCTGCTGCCGCTCAACATTCGCTATCTGACGCTGCAGGCGTTCCAGAAAGAGGGGGCACCGCGCGAAGCCGCGCTGGTTATCACCCCCTATCCTACCGTGCTGCCGCTGTTCTCGCCGCCGCTGATCCACGCGGTTGAATCACTTAACACGCAGCAGCAGGAACATATTCGCGCCATGCTGGAATCGTAGCTACGCCCGTGCGGCCACTTTCGGTCGAACAAACATCGCCGGAAGCGCCACCAGCGCCATGACCCAGAACACGCCGTGTCCCAGATGCTGATACAGAAAGCCCGCAAAGACCGTCATCACCGCAATGCTGCCGCCCATCGCCACCGCAGAGTAGACCGCCTGCAGACGGATCACGTCTCCGCCCTCGCGCGCCGCGATATAGCGCATCGCCGCCAGGTGGCACACGGTGAAGGTGCCGCAGTGAAGGATCTGCGCCACAATCAGCCACGGCAGTTCGGTCGTCCAGCCCATAATCCCCCAGCGCGCCACGCCGCAGACCGCGGAAAGCAGCAGCAGATCGCGCGCGCCGAAGCGGCGGAACAGCTTTTTGCTCAGGGCGAAAATAATGACTTCTGCCACCACCCCCAGCGACCACAGGTAACCGACAGCAGAGGCCGAGTAACCCGCCCCCTGCCAGTAGATGGCGCTGAAGCCATAGTACGCCGCATGCGCCCCCTGAAGCAGACAGACGCACGCCAGAAAACGCCAGCTCTGGGCCACCAGGCTCCGCCAGGCGGGCCAGCCGGCGCTCTCCTGATGGCGACTCTCCCCTTGCGGCATCACCGACGGGCGCAGCAGCATGCCCAGCAGCATCGAGGCAATACCGATACTCAGCAGCGCCAGAATCGCGCGGTAGTCGTAAAGGCTGACCAGTTTCCCCACCAACGCCGAGCCGATCACGAAGGCAATCGATCCCCAGAGGCGCACGCGACCATAGTCCATGGTGATCTGCTTTTGCCAGGTGTTCGCCAGCGCATCCGTCAGGGGTACCAGCGGGGAGAAGAACAGATTAAAGCCAACCATCACTACCATCAGCCAGGCAAACTGGTGGCTGACCCAGAAGCAAGCCGCAAAGACCAGCGTCAGCAGGGCCAGAATGCGCACCGCTTTAATCAGTAAGGAGGGATCGCTGACGCGGGGGGCAATCAGCAGGCTTCCGAGGAAACGCGCCACCAGCCCCGCGCCCAGCAGGATGCCAATGGTTTCTGGCGTCAAACCAATTCCCTTGAGCCAGACGCTCCAGAAAGGCAGAAAAATACCGTAGCTAAAGAAGTAGGTGAAGTAGCTGAGCGCCAGCCAGCGCGTGGAATGCAAGACCATGAATCCCTCCCGAAATGGAGGCGATAGTCTGGCGTTTATCCTGCACTTTAGCAAGTCGTTAGCGCGCTATAAATTAACGATAAATTAACGTCCTGGACAGCCGGTCGGCGTATGGCGTGAGCGGCAAAATTGTATTACGTTTAAAAGACATCGCCTGAAGAGGTCGTTTGCCATGAACAGCTTACGTTATTTCGATTTCGGCTCCTCAC harbors:
- the iscS gene encoding cysteine desulfurase, which encodes MKLPIYLDYSATTPVDPRVAEKMMQCLTLDGNFGNPASRSHRFGWHAEEAVDIARNQIADLVGADPREIVFTSGATESDNLAIKGAANFYQKKGKHIITSKTEHKAVLDTCRQLEREGFEVTYLAPQSNGIIDLKELEAAMRDDTILVSIMHVNNEIGVVQDIATIGEMCRARGIIYHVDATQSVGKLPIDLSQLKVDLMSFSGHKIYGPKGIGALYVRRKPRIRIEAQMHGGGHERGMRSGTLPVHQIVGMGEAYRIAKEEMETEMARLRTLRNRLWDGVKDMEEVYLNGDLEQGAPNILNVSFNYVEGESLIMALKDLAVSSGSACTSASLEPSYVLRALGMTDELAHSSIRFSLGRFTTEEEIDYTIKLVRNSIGRLRDLSPLWEMFKQGVDLNSIEWSHH
- the iscR gene encoding Fe-S cluster assembly transcriptional regulator IscR — its product is MRLTSKGRYAVTAMLDVALNSEAGPVPLADISERQGISLSYLEQLFSRLRKNGLVSSVRGPGGGYLLGKDAGSIAVGEVISAVDESVDATRCQGKGGCQGGDKCLTHALWRDLSDRLTGFLNNITLGELVNNQEVLDVSGRQHSHDSQRSTRAQDAIDVKLRA
- the trmJ gene encoding tRNA (cytosine(32)/uridine(32)-2'-O)-methyltransferase TrmJ — translated: MLQNIRIVLVETSHTGNMGSVARAMKTMGLTNLWLVNPLVKPDSQAIALAAGASDVIGNAQIVDTLDEALAGCSLVVGTSARSRTLPWPMLDPRECGLKSVSEAEQAPVALVFGRERVGLTNDELQKCHYHVAIAANPEYSSLNLAMAVQVIAYEVRMAWLATQEKQAEPKEETAYPLVDDLERFYGHLEQTLLATGFIREGHPGQVMNKLRRMFTRARPESQELNILRGILASIEQKNKE
- the suhB gene encoding inositol-1-monophosphatase, whose product is MHPMLTIAVRAARKAGNVIAKHYETPDSVETSQKGSNDFVTNVDKAAEAIIIETIRKSYPQHTIITEESGEHEGTDQDVQWVIDPLDGTTNFVKRLPHFSVSIAVRIKGRTEVAVVYDPMRNELFTATRGQGAQLNGYRLRCSNARDLDGTILATGFPFKAKQHATTYMNILGKLFTECADFRRTGSAALDLAYVATGRVDGYFELSLKPWDFAAGELIAREAGAIVCDFTGGHNYMTTGNIVAGNPRVVKAMLANMRDELSDALKR
- a CDS encoding nickel/cobalt transporter — its product is MSVISSPVRKPRRWLHLWPLALFLLLAVCGSLWLWQAWPQVMMKSIIWQREVNQQMSGLLKAVAENPTKAGGSLLAFSFIYGVLHALGPGHGKIVITTWLATHPSKLKSSIGLTLASSLLQGGVAIALVVVVLSLLQLPARQLHLSSFWLEKGSYALVGVLGLILCWRALKKLRALLQKPKFKTFTPHHVHDEHCGCGHQHLPTQEQLQSGDDWRARLMIVLSMGMRPCSGAIMVLLFSKVIGVFGWGMLSALAMAAGTSLTISSLALLVHSFRQLAVKLSGNKTPVLWRQVGWTTLALAGGVILLVAAVTMWMSAAPFSTLSPLGRGLR
- a CDS encoding DUF1007 family protein: MQTVKQNAMALFLAVITFTASAHPHSFISLKTELVTDGTQLSGLKMRWTMDEITSADLLYDAGNAKPGDEIWKKLAAEVMANVLGQHYFTEFWHNGQKVKFLNRPTEYGMSRDGHQAVLTFVLPLAHPQPLAGQTYTFSTFDPTYYVDMSYAEDSDVQLPASLQKTCNITVHTPKPSEETLNFAVSLDKEDAPPEDMELGKQFAQKVTLQCQ
- the csiE gene encoding stationary phase inducible protein CsiE, coding for MMTTLEIPSVLSSSQRRCQVLLMLYLPDAAVTAQSIIAANGVDEVMARQDIAETRDEIQRYHRLDIVTHHDGSYRIEGTALNQRLCLLHWLRRALRLCPQFVSHQFTPALKTALKQHGIARPLYDDANLRALIGFCSRKLQRQFECRDVQFLQLYLQYCLIQHHLGNTPQFSHAQRSWTQSRGEYFTAQEIVRHWKRRVPQGAHVDEQLFLALLFMMLRTPDPVLDKHQQDQRLRRAIVRMVARFRSQTGMNFSDEQGLTDQLYIHLAQALDRSLFEIGIDNSLPEEIHRLYPRLLRTTKEALFELEAEFGLRFSDEEMALVAVIFGAWLMQETDLHEKQVVLLTGEDKSCEEVIEQQLRELTLLPLNIRYLTLQAFQKEGAPREAALVITPYPTVLPLFSPPLIHAVESLNTQQQEHIRAMLES
- a CDS encoding 3-phenylpropionate MFS transporter translates to MVLHSTRWLALSYFTYFFSYGIFLPFWSVWLKGIGLTPETIGILLGAGLVARFLGSLLIAPRVSDPSLLIKAVRILALLTLVFAACFWVSHQFAWLMVVMVGFNLFFSPLVPLTDALANTWQKQITMDYGRVRLWGSIAFVIGSALVGKLVSLYDYRAILALLSIGIASMLLGMLLRPSVMPQGESRHQESAGWPAWRSLVAQSWRFLACVCLLQGAHAAYYGFSAIYWQGAGYSASAVGYLWSLGVVAEVIIFALSKKLFRRFGARDLLLLSAVCGVARWGIMGWTTELPWLIVAQILHCGTFTVCHLAAMRYIAAREGGDVIRLQAVYSAVAMGGSIAVMTVFAGFLYQHLGHGVFWVMALVALPAMFVRPKVAARA